A stretch of Agelaius phoeniceus isolate bAgePho1 chromosome 30, bAgePho1.hap1, whole genome shotgun sequence DNA encodes these proteins:
- the PCNA gene encoding proliferating cell nuclear antigen, whose translation MFEARLVQGSVLKRVLEALKDLITEACWDLGSGGISLQSMDSSHVSLVQLTLRSEGFDTYRCDRNIAMGVNLSSMSKILKCAGNEDIITLRAEDNADTLALVFEAPNQEKVSDYEMKLMDLDVEQLGIPEQEYSCVVKMPSAEFARICRDLSHIGDAVVISCAKDGVKFSANGELGNGNIKLSQTSNVDKEEEAVTIEMNEPVQLTFALRYLNFFTKATPLSPTVTLSMSADVPLVVEYKIADMGHLKYYLAPKIEDQQDGS comes from the exons ATGTTCGAGGCGCGGCTGGTGCAGGGCTCGGTGCTCAAGCGAGTGCTGGAGGCCCTCAAGGATCTCATCACCGAGGCCTGCTGGGACCTGGGCTCGGGCGGCATCAGCCTGCAGAGCATGGACTCCTCGCACGTCTCGCTGGTGCAGCTCACACTGCGATCGGAGGGCTTCGACACCTACCGCTGCGACCGCAACATCGCCATGGGCGTCAACCTGTCCAG CATGTCCAAGATCCTGAAGTGTGCAGGGAACGAGGACATCATCACCCTGCGGGCCGAGGACAACGCCGACACCCTGGCCCTGGTGTTCGAAGCACCCA ACCAGGAGAAGGTTTCTGATTACGAGATGAAGCTGATGGATCTCGatgtggagcagctgggaatcCCA gagcaggagtaCAGCTGCGTGGTGAAGATGCCCTCGGCCGAGTTCGCGCGCATCTGCCGGGACCTGAGCCACATCGGCGACGCCGTCGTCATCTCCTGCGCCAAGGACGGCGTCAAGTTCTCCGCCAACGGCGAGCTGGGCAACGGCAACATCAAACTGTCCCAGACCAGCAACGtggacaaggaggaggaggct GTCACAATAGAGATGAACGAGCCCGTGCAGCTGACCTTCGCCCTGAGGTACCTCAACTTCTTCACCAAAGCcacccccctgtcccccacGGTGACACTCAGCATGTCTGCAGATGTTCCTCTGG TTGTGGAGTACAAGATCGCTGACATGGGACACCTCAAGTACTACCTGGCCCCCAAGATCGAGGACCAGCAGGATGGCTCTTAA